The DNA region GCGGGTTCCTCTCTTCTGCTCTTGTGTTGTCTTTGCAGGTCTTGGTGGGCGGGGCGTCTGCTTACGGGAACCAGGGGCACCTGGCCAGTCTCCTGTGGTCCCCTTTAAAAACCTCCCCTCCTGGgctgtctctcttcctgtccagCCAGCGTCCCTCCGCGCCACGTTTTGTTTAGTTGTGTTGTTTAGTCGTTGCGCGTTTTGGCTTACTTAATAAATGTTAATCTCTTCTGTTTAACCGTGTGACTCCATTGTTTTGGTCATGGCTCATGAGCCGGGTCGTGACACCACATTTCAAGTTTAGCACAAAGCGGTCGTGTCATTGGTCAGTCAGTGGAAATCCGTCCTCGTGGATCTGGAGTTCGATGGTCACTGATCTGATCGATCCTTCGTGGATTATTTGTGGATGTTCGCCAAAGCTGTGGCTTTTTATAACAAGTATGGAGGATGGCCGGCGGGAGCAGTTACACGAGCCTGAATACCGTAATACTTCTGTATGCATGTCAGTCATTCTTTTGCTCTGATCAGTCATTGATCAGTGAGCTTTGGGGGTGCTGGATTTTGTTAGCTCTGGAGAGCGCTAGGCTAgttgtttccctttgtttccagtctttgtgctaagctaactggctgcagcttcagattCACTGTGCAGACATGAATCAGACATGAAACCTGATGTTTTTATCTTCTCTTGTGGTTGATTATATTAATGCAGTATCGACTGACAGTTTGTGGAAGGTCTCGATCACCTGATACCTGATGAATCTGACTGGGCATCATCCCAAAATGAGTGGGTGTCGGTCAAGTCAACACAGAAGCCCCATGTGGGTGCTTACATGTCTCCAAAAGTACATAAACGAATGTGAGACGAGGACAGGACTGTCCACCGTGTGCAGGTGAGAGCTCACTGAATAAAGTGTCAAACACTCAAACTGTTGAACAGTTCAGCTTCAGTTCACTTCTTAAACACCCTTTTGAGAtatgaaaatgtgatgttttatctGGACAAATCACCAGTTATTCGGTGATTCAGGAGTGTGTTATCATTTCAAGGTCCTCCAAGATGAAGCCAAACTCGTCGTCAGTCATTAACTCTAAAAAATCCAGTGTTCAAACAAAGTCAGAGGTCATAAACCTGCTGACTTTGTAGTAAACTGACAGCTCTTAATGTGAAAGGACCTCAGCTCTTAATGTGAAAGGACCACACAGCTCTTAATGTGAAAGGACCACACAGCTCTTAATGTGAAAGGACCTCAGCTCTTAATGTGAAAGTACCACACAGCTCTTAATGTGAAAGGACCTCAGCTCTTAATGTGAAAGGACCTCAGCTCTTAATGTGAAAGGACCACACCTGAAGGCAGAGTAACTTTGTAATAAATGACCGTTTATTATAAAGATTACAATCTGTTGCGTTGCAGAGCTCATCAGTTGTCATCGTGTGCTCTTTAGTTTTtagaaaagggaagaaaaaaactacaagtaCACACACGCCACTCACTCCAGAAGAAACTACAAACATCCTGTAAAAAGAGGAAGctagaaaggaggaggaggaggagggtaacCATAAAACCATTATAACCAGGTGAATATTAGGAGGAGGAAGGTTTCACACGCATGTTAGAAAGCCAGGattctcagccaatcagcggGAAGCTGAGGCGTTACCATGGTGAAGTCAGCCAACACTATCAGTTTTGCggtggcagccatcttggctctttattctgtctttttaaatgatCGTTCTGGTGCTCTGCTGTCGCCATGTTGGCTCCATCTGTCAGTCTATGGTTAATAAttagcagtggtggaagaaatcATGTACTAATACCACAGTAGAAAAATACTCTGCATTCATAATTTAAGTATTAGCAACAaattaaagtatcaaaagtaaaagtactttcaTATGTGTGTTGGTCTTGGCTGTAGTTGACCTAAAAAACGTCTTTAACAGTCGACTTTAAACCGTGAATTTACTTTTtgaagagaataaaaagaaCGAACGATAAAAAGAGTGTATCTCAGAGTCTGAAGCAGCCTGACTTTAGCTTTCCTATGATAACAGGATATTGGCTCAGCGGTGGTCATTATAAGGCAGGAAGTCACGTGATAACGCTCAGGTCAAGTCCTGGACCTTcacctgtggaggaaaaaagtTGTGACACCTGAGTCGTGAAACCACCTGAAGTATATGGATGACCACGTATACGAGGTTCGGAGCTCAAAGTCTTGGCCAGAAATGATTagaattattaattatttaataattTCAATTTCTCACAGATAGGTTTTTTGAAAGTCAAAAGTACGGTTGATAAAAAACAGATGAATTTGTTGCTGCTCTCAGATTATTGGTGCTGAATATTAGCATGTGTAGCAGTTTGGGATAAATTTCAGATtgaaatatatcaaaatatgaAAGCAGGTCAGAGTTGGATTTAACTACTTCATGTACTTTttgtacataaaaaaatatttgaatagTAACCACGACTCTTAAATGTGGTGAAAAGttgaatatttctctctgaaatgcgGTGGCGTGAACTAGCATcatgtaaagtacaagtacctcaaaatcatattaaaatactgtacttgagtaaatgtactcagttactttcaaCCACTGCTAATTAGTTACACGTTTCTTTTCTTGGGATAATTTCCTGAACCAATCACCAGTGATTTGTCTGAATGTCATTTTCAGCCGTCGCGCTAGCTAGCATAACATTTAGCTTAAGTTAGAGCGGGAAGTTTGGTTAATGTTGAGAATTCGTGTTGttgaggaagaaaaacaaagaatacTGCAGCATAAATTGTCCCAGCAGAGGAACATCATGGACAAGTTCAAGATGAAGTTTAGATGATGCTAAAGGCTAAAGAGGTCTTCATGGGTCCATCTGGTTCCTCATAACTGAGACCAGATTTGGTTTTCTCAGATGTTTGGTAAAGTTTTCTACAACAGaatcaaattaatttaaaaaaaaaaagaaagacaaaccaTTGGTCAGTATGGCTGGCAGACTGTTAGTGATTAGCATTAGTAATCACTGGTAGTAAGCttgattagcattagcattttttgttgaaaatgatACTTTGTGTTCTCGGTGCAAGTTTATAGATTTGAATGGTCTTAATCATTTTTTCAGTTGTTTAGCAGAAATGTAGCTCGCAGACCTTCTTCATCTGGCAACGTTATCAACTAGCATACATGCTAACGCAGCGCTTtagagctctgctgctgttttaggGATGTGTTGCTTCAGGAGACAACGTGGAACCAAGTGTTCCCCGAACAGAACGTTTTCTCCTGATCAGGACACCTCAGTGCATTACTGCGTTTATCTGGCGAAGCTTTCCAGATTATATCTTTTAATGCTAACCTCAGTGTTGTGTAGCATTGAAACATGAGTATTGTAGAATTTTCTACAAAGCTAAATCTTTAGCCCGTCATTAGCACCACACAGTACAGAATCTTAAACTTGGTTTGCTTCGTGACTTCTCTGTGTCGTATCTTTGACTTTTTACCAAACAATCAGATCTTTTCTAACACAGTTGTTCagtttttgtggtttttgtgcTGACGATTCCTCACAGTCATTCGTTGAACATCGtctataagaaaaaaaaactcccttTTCACAACGTCAGAGTCTGCATGAAGGCATCACTGGCCGCCAGGTTAAGAACAGTAAGGGTCTGGTTGTGGTAGCAGTCGTTGCCCCTAATAATAAACTGTTTGAGGATTGGAACAGTTTTGTTAGTAAACCTGAAGGAATCTGGACAACAGGGCTGCAGTTTGTAGGAGTTTATCTCGCTAGACGTGATTCATGGATCCAGAACCAGGCTGAAACCGGTCTTAGCATCATGTGGTTACCTTGAAAGTTGGGATCTTGATCTAAGTGACCTGCTCGCTGACAGTGATTTGACTGGTGACGGACGGAAGGTAGAACTGCAGGAAAAATAAAGGAACTACTTTTGCCAGCGGAGGAACACTTCATGTCACTGATGAGCAGGTTGCTGGTTgagtttctgattggctgagaaatCCTACAAGTGAATGACCTCACGTCTATTTTAGTGTACAGAGGGATTCCCAGTGGGGAcctgaggtcagaggttaaGAGGTCATATGACCTCTCTGTCACTGATTTGTATTGTTAGACTGTGGAGAAAGCGACAGCCCGTCTCGCTCTGTGGATGACTGTACAGTAGACTATAGTCCATTATAATATATACTATACATACAGTGTACAGCCGAGACATGTGACGTTCAGTCAGCGCAAACAGCCGCACACACTTTGTCTGACGCTGTTTTAAAGATAATTAAGATGTTTGATGGATGCTTTTCAAACAGCTCCAGATGGATATGATGGTTGTAACTCTGTTTCTGAGACAgtgctgttttgctgtgtgtcttGATGGGGTCTGTAGCTCAGATCAATAACTGCTTTTGAACTCTGCAGACTCTGACTGATAGGATGAGTTAGTGACTTTCTGACCTCATGCGAGTGTTTTTAGTGTTACTCTTCAAAGATTCACGGCCGTCTTTTGTTGTTGAAAtctctttcagctcactgaagCTTTCAAACCCGTCGtgatcttttttcattttgtgctaaAACAGCCTTCACTTTCAAGTCAAACATGATGTATAGCTGCTTACAAAGACTGAATATCACATGTGGATAAAGACTTTATAGACTATGGTCTACCAAAATATTACTGTATACATTTTCTTGTCTGCTATACTTTATATTTTACACTATAGCTACATTATTCTATGGTAATATATATTATACAGACTATGAAGTCTACTGTCATGTGCTGTACATAGACTATACATTCGACACCTCTGTGCTCTGCCATTGGCAGGTCATAGAACTTGTACAACTTTGGGATTCATGATTGTGGCTCGGCTTGTGTTCAGGTGCGTCAGCGGGAGGAAACGCTGGAGAAACGCAGTTTGTTGAGGAAACAGGCACTGGAACGTTGATTGTGCTTCAGAGGGGAATCAAGGCGACAGACTAACGTGTCGGTGTGTCAAATTCATGAAAGTTCATCATGTGAAGTTATTAGGAGGTTGTAGCAGTAATGGCGGACAGTTCCCTCCATTGAACAAAGGCTGAAAGCGCTGAAAGTCAACAGTTCACAATCCGTCAACTTGGCTTCAACATCCCAATTTAAAGGAAAAACGTGAAGGAAATACACCTTCCAGTGACGCCACAGGTGTCTAACTTACATGCAGTCTCTTGTTTGATGGACAGGTATAGAAAGGTGATGAGACACAAACGAGACCTTGTGgttttagcagcagttagcgtCGTCTTCGTGTTGGGTTTGAACCGTCTTAATCTACCGTCAACAAAGGTCAGCGGGACAGATCAGTGGAACAGGACTCGACATTAAGTCAGACTTTTCTGTTGGAAggtgtatttttacactgctgatgaagctgctttcagtctttgtgctaagctaggctaaacacatcCTTATCGCTGTGCTGCATGCACTGATAGAAgtctttttatttgtctctgaGAGTTTCTTTAAGAGTTACGCTCAGTGAAGCCGTTAATGCTGCGGTCAGACCGGATTCTTCTAGAAGACATTCACACGATAACTGTGGAGAGAAGCTGCTTTGACAGTCTGTGGCCGAGGCCGTCGTGTGCTGCGCAGCTTAGAAAACACCTTGAGATGAATCTGCAATTTGTCATATTGAGCCTTTCAGTTCTTTTATAATACTCGTTTAATTAAACCTCTGATCCCAGAACAGTCTGAACTCTGTGTTGAATCaataaacaaactgtgtttggtGAGATTCAGACTCTGaacaagcagatatttacaaaaatcaatgaagctgatgaggaaaaacattaaatatattgactttgtgctgttttcagttgagtttatgtcaaagaGGATTAAAAAGTGACCAcatgctgttttattgatggTTTACACAGAGGCCAGACTGTTCTGGAATCAGAGTTGTGTCTTCAAGACctataaaatatataatttcagtcatgttttagTCTTTCTTTGCTTTACCGTCCATGACTTTACTGTCATTAACCCGTTTAATagtcacagaaaagcagcatcgCTCTTCTGACACTTGTAGTACTCGAATGTGTGCAGTGATATTTGAAGGATATGAATTATATTTCCTAAAGCAGCTGTCAGTTCCAGCCGTCCTATCAGACTGGACACTGGAGAAACTTGTAAGTTCAAAGTTCAATCACATCGACCTCTTTGCGAGGCGGATCAGTCGTCtttattgaaatgaatgaggaagGAATTTCGGTTTGACCGCATCTTAACTcctaaacacacattttgttgACTTCACGTGATGCACACTAAACTGTATTTGGGCAACTCCTTTTATGGCCTGTTGTAAACTCCATATATGGTCTGGAGGAAACTCCATGTATGGCAGGGAGGAGATCCCCAATATGGCAGGGAGGAAACTCCATATATGGCCTGTTCCTGGCGAGTTACCTTTACTGCAGGATGTTAATGGCAGGTGGAGCCACACTTGACTGATTCAGGATGAACTCAGTAGAGTCGAAGGGTTAACCGAAGAGATTCAGGTGTCAGGGGTGTGTAGGTGGTGTCAGGTGTAGGGGGGAAGGAGAAAGGTATTTTCTGTACAAATGGCTTTAAACAGATAGCACCATGTACAGTAAGCCCTCAGTAAGCAGGTTAGAAACCAGAGAGGTTTACAGTtggagctctgctgcagctctccctgaaacacacagcacatcagcACAAAGTCACACTCATTGACAAATCATTATGAATTCCAAAACATCACCGAAACGACCTTGAAATTCAACTCATTGTCAAATCATAAGGAACTCAAAATCATTTTCCAAACTATTAGAAACTCTGTTAAGTCGTCACCACCACGTTATTACTTGTTATTCATAAATTCTAAATGATCGTATTAAGAtatgaaatcaaaataaacacaaattcTTCATGAGTgatatttgaaaaacaaaacaaacaaaaaaaaaagtcacaagaACTTTCTGTAAAAGGTCGGAGAAACATCCTCAGCTGAGCTCCTGTTGTTAAGGTAGAGACTCCCAGTAGCTCGCTAATCGTCCAGGTCTGCTAGCAAAAGTCCAGCTAAACTCATCCGGGGAAGCAGAGTGGCACGAGGACAACAACCCGTCTCATTAATCAGTTTGTCAGATCAGCTCTTTGATCAATGACCCGCCACCTGCCGAGACTGGCAGTAAAGCTCCGTGTCCAGCGCCAATTAGCTCAGTAAGCCACATGCTAACATAACGCTGCAGAACACGAtgtcctgcagtgttttctgatgaTTCACAtcaaaatatacagaaaacaAACGGAAAAAGAAAGTTATTTGTTTAGCAGCTACGTTACATCATTATTTGAAACAGCTATTTCACTAGCTAGCACAGAATGTTAGCAAGGCAAACGTTTATGGTGCAGACCCTCGCAATCTGTTAGATGGAGTTGATCAACTCCATCTAACAGATTAGCTCGTTGATTAGCCAAAGAAAGatgaatttgaaaataaatttaaTAATCGATTAATTGTCTTTTTAAGGCAAACATTCCAAAAACTCGCTGCGtacagcttctcaaatatgaaaatgtgcttgtttttttagTCCACAGCAGCCTGAGACTGAAAGGTAATCAACCaaaattagcattagcactgACTTCAGCTCCCGCCTGGTTGACTCCAGCAGCAACTAACATAACGCTGACTGGACGTTTCATTCAATATTCTCTTTTTACTCTGAAATGACAAATTTGGTCGAGGGTTTTTACGGCATAAACTCAAGGCATCAGAAGACAGAGGCCAAGCTAAATCTCGGAGGTCTAAAACTACACTAAAGCCAAATGCCAGACACAGACCTTGGTGCTGCCATTCCTTTTGGGTTGATCAAAGAGCTGATAAGCCAAAATGTCACCGAGATCACTCAGAGAGCTGGGCTCCACGTTGGTAAAAAGGTCTAAAGATTCAGTCACTGCTAAGATATCCTACTCAAAGAGATGGCCTAGTGTCTGACCAGAGGTCAGGGGTTATGAGGTCACAGTTCAGGATGTCTAGAGGTTAGTGGTCAGAGGTGAGGGGTCAAGTGGAAccatccagcagctgtctgaGTGCCCTCTCGATGTTGATTCGGTGTCCCAGTCTGGTGACGCCCAGCTCCACGTAGTCGTCTTTGGTGAGGGCAGGGAGATGGGAGCCTTCGATCTCGTGCTCCTGGAAGCGCTGGCGGTGCTCGGCCAGGCCCACGCTCTCCAGCCAGTCACCCACGTCATATTTATTCCACAAGTTGAGAGGCCGCTGCCTCCATGGCCGAAGGGCCAAAAGGGGCCCGCTGAGGACCGGGGAGGGGCAGGGAGAGGCGTGGGGTGAAGGTGAGGGTGAACGGGACCTGGTTCGTGCACTGGCACTTCGCATCACAAACCGAACCTCCTTCGGTTCTGAGGGGAGACTTAGACTGGACGACTTCAGGATGGTTAGACCGCGACCCGAACTCAGGTCTGGCCTTTCGGAGGAGGAGGCAATACCTATTGACCTATCAGATGGGGAGGGCGAGGGGGAGGGGCTCCGGCGAGTGACGGGGTAGCGGCTTCCTGGTCGGACTGTATAACTGGCGCCGTATCCTCGCTGGGAGATCGTGTGGAGTTCACCAAGACTAGAGAACAACCTGCAACACATTAAGCAGTATATAAATAAACATGGAGGTGCTAACTGACCGTTTGTAAAGCCCTGCTCCCGTTAGTTACTGTTGTTACGGCACATACTGAGTTTACAGTCATGACCGCGGCAGATTTACCTCAAAATTCTTGCTAATTTGACAAAcaagtttttttatttaaaacagcAGCGGATTTTGCTGCCTGAAACAACTGTTGTTGGCAGACTTCATGAGCTTTAGATAGCTCGCTAATCAGTGCTAATTAAACTCTGTCTAGTGgtgactcattttaaaatgagaaaccTGTGAAAAAGGTAATATGATGGTTATGTCCATACACCACGAGGCTAAAGCTAGGATGCCCCACGCAAAAGTCATTAATCGTCACAAGCTAACGATCCATGTGGAAGATATGAAAATAAAGAATCAGCATTAGTTTTTGTATTACAGCAAAGCTAGTTGTCACCAGCGTGATACAACAGTATTATATAAAAATGTCAGATCATACTAACGTAACCCTTTTTGGATGCTTGATTTCCTACAGAACAAGTGACAGAGATGAGGGATTTATAATGGCTAATGCTATGCTAACAGCTATGTCAGATATGCTAATGTTTGTGGCGCACAGTtgagcagataaacacactgtttacTCTATTTGCTGCTCTTTTGTTATTTGGTTTTGAAAAGGCACATCTCACATAGATGCCACATGTTGAGACATACAAAGCTTGACAGCCGTTGCTGCGTTTGCCAATTTGGATATTTGATTTTCGGGGAGGTCTTTAGCCACTGGTCAATTCCTTGTTTTTATTCCAAACACGGGTTGGATAGTAGTTGCAGACATTTAGTAGTTAGTCATCTGCGAAGAAGGTGCATGTTAGTTAGCTGTTAGCAAATAAAAATCATCTCTTAGCGATAACGAGAAGTGTTTAccagagacaaaaacatacGATTTACTCTGTCCACTGTCCACACATCtggaacaacacaaacaacagattCTGTTACaatacgtgcacacacacacacacacacacacacacacacagtagcactATCGGGTtaacagtactgcagtatttacaATAGAAGGCATTTTGATGTACCTGGCGCCTCCTACTGGTGATCTCCGGCCCGGATCGAGGGGACTCGGCTCCTCCCCCAGAGAGTGACTGTCTTTGTTGAGCAGCTGGAGCCGATTAGCCAGATCCAGACCAGAACCCGCCCTGCCGCTCAGCTCCAGTGCTGATGCTGAGCGGCTGGTCAGATCCACGGCCgaccctgacccctgacctcccAGTGCTGCCGGACGGCCTTCCTCCGGGCTGAGGCCTCGCCGGTCGTCCCCACGGTCGTCCCCACCTCCCCACAGCTTGGACCTCCTCTGGAACAGATAGCGCGGCTGTCGGCCACCACCGCTGGTGGGGGAGGAACAgagtggggaggagggggaggaggaggatgcagcAGACGGGAGGAGCTCACTGTCTGAAGATTGCTTCAGCAGTGGGTCCCGGAGTGCAGAGCGGCCCCGACCAATAGGTGAACGGAGGCGTGGCTTCAGAGCAAtcggggaggtggagggggaggaaggcGAAGGGTGAGcagcaggaggggaggaaggggaaGTTGGAGCAGGAGGGGAGGCCAAGGTGATTGAGGGAGGGAGCGAGCTGGGTGAGGAGGAGCTGTCGTGGAGCCGTTCgtcacctccttcctcttcgTCTCCTCGCCTACCCAGCGAATCAGGAccactctctcctccccctccttccccacctCGCCGTGGCAACAAGGTGAGGGAAGATGGGGGAGGAGGGGCAGGAGTAGCAGCAAATGCAGGGGGTGGAGTTACCAGACCAATTCTGCGGAGCTCCTCCCTTGTCTCCTCGTCACTGGATGACAGCAATGCTGGTGGGAGCGTAACTGTGTAAGCTccgccctcctcctctgagctgccCACAGTGAGGCTTCTGCGCCTGTCAATCAGAGCAGGGTGAGTCTCATTGGCCAGCGCCGGCAAGGGGGTGGGTCTCCAGCGCTCAGGCGAGGGGCCGGCAGGTGATGtcactcctccctctgtttcaggACGCTCCACCTGTCCATCAGGGAACAAGGGTGGGGTTATGCGTTTGTGCCTCAGCTCAGGACTCGTCTGGGGAGTGGTGCGCTTGGTTCGCTGCTCGGGGCTCGTCTGAGGGGTGGTGCGTTTGGATCGTGGCTCGGGGCTGCTCTGCGGGGTGGTAATAGGGGTGCGCTTGTGTCTTCCCTCTGGACTGGCAGCAGGAGTGGGGATGGGTGTGGTGGAAGCAGATGCATGTTTTAGTCGAGGCTCTGGGCTCGGCGTGCGAGCAGTGAGCGCTCGTTCTCGTGCAGCAAGGGCCAGGGCGAGTGGAGATGAGGggtctgaggagaggagagaagagaagagtaAAGGTGTAAGGTGGATTTTCAGCCGTCATTATACTGTTGGGACGCTGCGCTCGAGTGAATTTTCTACGGTTTACTATTGATCGTGGTAGTTTCACATTATCCACTGCCCCTCTCTGTGTGCTACCTCAAGGTATCTGAGTCCTATTCTGTTTTGTGGAGTACCTCAAGGCTGCGTTCTAGGTCCCCTTCTGTGTTTTGTGGAGCATAATTTGATGGTAAATTTGATACTCTGGAACCCATCTTTAAACAGAGTGCTTGGGTACTGATCTGACTTGATGCCAATAAAATGGTACGGTCCAGTTTTCAGCAGGAGAAGGTTGATCTGAATTGATCACTGCAATTCGATTACTGTCATCAACTAATGCAGACTAGATCCAGACTCGGCAGTCAGACTCAAGAACAAATGAGAGATTACATTGGATTGTGTCAGACTGACCTAAAGGTTTTCCTGTCAGCGGGTGGAGGAAGGTGTGAGGAGTTGGTGAGGGCGACAGGACCGGCGCCGGAGGAGGAAGCTCGCCGAGGTCGTCCATTGAATGGCTCTGAGTCAGGAGGGGTGGCACCTGGTTTTCTGACCCGGCTCCctccacagacaggaagagagacgaCCTGCGGCCCTGAACCCGAGCACGCTCTGAAAGAACCTGCTGCTGGTACAGCTCCGCCCGGCTGGGGCTGCCCGGTAGCTCTAATTTGGACGGATCATGATCTTTCATTCCAAGTCCTGGAGGAAAAAGAACAAGATGTCAGACTGAGCGAGGAGTCCAAACCACTTAGTGGGACGTtttacaaaaatgttttctgcaaGCACAAACAGGGTAAACCACAGCTGTACGGAAGCCGTTTGTCCAGATCCAGTAACCCTGATGAAACTCCATTCGTAGGTATGTTGGTTGGTAGCTAGCTAACCAGTAGTTAACTAGGTTAAttgacagcaaacacattgTAACTATTAATGTTGGCAGCTACCAACCAATATAAGTAGTTAATGGAATTTAATGCAGGTGTAACTTGAAACTGTGACAAACATCCCATAATGCTCTGAGGAAATTAGGCACAAATGTAACTCCATAGACTCAGAAAGATAACAGGTCTGAACAGTCCTAACCCTGCTCCTCAACAGGAAGTTGTTTCAACAAAGgtgacttcctcctctgtggcttGGAGGGCGGAGCCTGTTGTCCCACGTTAGCGTAAGGGTTTTCTATTGGTCGGCCCCGGCGGCGTGACAGCGGTGAGTGACCGAGGGCGGGGCTGGTGCTGTGGAGAGACAGcgtggaggtgtgtgtggcggtgtgaagcgtgtgtgtggcagtgtgtgtggcagtgtgcAGCGTGTGCGTGGCAGCGGCGTGTGCGTCGGGCTGCAGCGGCGGCGGTGTGTCCTGCAGGATGATCATCGACCTCGCCTTCCTCTGGCGCTCGGCGTGGGCGTGGCTCCTCGTCGGTGAGTCGGAGAGCTCCTGGAGCCTTGGCTCCGCCCCGGGCTTGAAGCTGGAGCGGGTTAGCCCCTCCCCTCTggccggaggaggagggggaaggaaggaagggggaGGACCAGAGTCgaggaggaagagcgaggaggtggaggaggcagagggaggagggggcggagctgtttgaggaggaggagggatgaagcTGTCCGTCAGCGAGGAGCTCCGTGGAAACCGGCTTTCGTTGATCAGAGCTGAGATCCTGTCGTCCTCAGGTGTGCCTGCCGCAGTAACCATGGAGACGTAAAATTACCcaacaaatgaaacatgttaaaatcaatatttcatcatCTTTCATCGAGTACTTCAGGTGCCGTCTGTGgtaacatgtgtgtgtatgtgtatgtgtgtactgtatgatcccgtgtgtgtgcgtctcacCGAAGCTCTTGGTTCTGGACATTCCTCGAGGTAAAGCCATGGTGCTCTTCTCTGGAGCTGTGGGGGGCACCAGACCCTGACGCTCAAACAgggactgcacacacacacacacacacacacacacacacacacacacacacacacacacacacacacacacacacacacacacacacacattcagtctgAAATCATAGACTCCCCGCAGGTTTTGTTGGATGCGTTTAACctgtttaacatgttttcacccTCAACAGTC from Chaetodon trifascialis isolate fChaTrf1 chromosome 22, fChaTrf1.hap1, whole genome shotgun sequence includes:
- the shank3b gene encoding SH3 and multiple ankyrin repeat domains protein 3 isoform X1 — translated: MPLSPAADTKHDRPRQQAVTNGNPTGSAVARDDDADDTPPGNSIVVRIGIPDLQQTKCLRLDPELPVWTSKQRVLVTLTQSLSDVLNYGLFQPAFNGRAGKFLDEERLLKEYPLPPITPIPYLEFRYKRRIYTQSYVDDKQLAKLHTKANLKRFMEHVHQKNVEKVSKWLEKGLDPNFHDSDSGECPLTLAVQLEESCELIKVLRSGGAHLDFRTRDGITALHRAVLCRNSTSLTTLLDLGASPDYKDSRGLTPLYHSAMVGGAPYCCELLLQDHATIGMTDENGWQEIHQACRFGNVQHLEHLLFYGADMSSQNASGNTALHLCALYNQDSCARVLLFRGANKDIKNYNNQTAFQVAIIAGNFDLAEIIKIHKASDVVVPFRETPSYTKRRRAGLTRTPAGNGLSSPRSLIRSASDNALESPASSPGPSLQSLETHHDTHTHSLRRHTRRLSPSGGGHVETSPPSSPPLTPQMRKRRLYSAVPGRTFIATRSHVPQGTGEIQLHRGERVKVLSIGEGGFWEGSVKGRTGWFPADCVEEVQMRQYDPRLETREDRTKRLFRHYTVGSYDNYTSYSDYVIEEKTAVLQKRESEGFGFVLRGAKAETPIEEFAPTPAFPALQYLESVDQGGVAWRAGLRTGDFLIEVNGADVVKVGHRQVVSLIRQGGSRLLMKVVSVSRKSESNLIRKKAPPPPKRAPSTSLTLRSKSMTADLEEIARRRRIEKLDEMLAGGQQEVVLRGRPSDDFRAATVKQRPTSRRITQAEINSLFERQGLVPPTAPEKSTMALPRGMSRTKSFGTPEDDRISALINESRFPRSSSLTDSFIPPPPQTAPPPPPSASSTSSLFLLDSGPPPSFLPPPPPARGEGLTRSSFKPGAEPRLQELSDSPTRSHAHAERQRKARSMIILQDTPPPLQPDAHAAATHTLHTATHTATHTLHTATHTSTLSLHSTSPALGHSPLSRRRGRPIENPYANVGQQAPPSKPQRRKSPLLKQLPVEEQGLGMKDHDPSKLELPGSPSRAELYQQQVLSERARVQGRRSSLFLSVEGAGSENQVPPLLTQSHSMDDLGELPPPAPVLSPSPTPHTFLHPLTGKPLDPSSPLALALAARERALTARTPSPEPRLKHASASTTPIPTPAASPEGRHKRTPITTPQSSPEPRSKRTTPQTSPEQRTKRTTPQTSPELRHKRITPPLFPDGQVERPETEGGVTSPAGPSPERWRPTPLPALANETHPALIDRRRSLTVGSSEEEGGAYTVTLPPALLSSSDEETREELRRIGLVTPPPAFAATPAPPPPSSLTLLPRRGGEGGGGESGPDSLGRRGDEEEGGDERLHDSSSSPSSLPPSITLASPPAPTSPSSPPAAHPSPSSPSTSPIALKPRLRSPIGRGRSALRDPLLKQSSDSELLPSAASSSSPSSPLCSSPTSGGGRQPRYLFQRRSKLWGGGDDRGDDRRGLSPEEGRPAALGGQGSGSAVDLTSRSASALELSGRAGSGLDLANRLQLLNKDSHSLGEEPSPLDPGRRSPVGGARLFSSLGELHTISQRGYGASYTVRPGSRYPVTRRSPSPSPSPSDRSIGIASSSERPDLSSGRGLTILKSSSLSLPSEPKEVRFVMRSASARTRSRSPSPSPHASPCPSPVLSGPLLALRPWRQRPLNLWNKYDVGDWLESVGLAEHRQRFQEHEIEGSHLPALTKDDYVELGVTRLGHRINIERALRQLLDGST